The Corallococcus silvisoli genome contains the following window.
GCTGAAGAACTTCTGCAGGCCCAGCGGCTCCGGCTTGAGCCGCGAGCAGACCAGGTCCGGGTTCTGCCCGGCCTTGAGCTGGTACGTCGCGGCGAACGAGCCGGTGGAGCCGTCCGACACGGCGCGCGCCACCACGCACTCGGGCTCCGGTTCGCTGCCGCACGCGCCCACGGCGACAGCGGCGGCCGCGAGCCCTGCACTGATTGCCATCCATCGAAGCTTCATCGCGGGGGTCCTCATGGGCGGTGGCCTAGAAGCTCAGCTCCGCGCCCAGGCGGATGGAGCGCGGGGCCTGGTAGGCGGTGGGCCGCTTGAAGTTGGGGTTGATGTCCTGCACGCCGATGGGCAGGCCCGTGGCGGTGGAGATGACCTTGCAGTGGGGGTTCTTCGCGCTGAGGCAGGCGGTGAGGTCATCCGGCGTGCCACCCTGCTCGATGGCGTACACCCGCGTGAAGGTGAAGGTCTGGTCCACGTCCGTGTACTGCTGGAAGTTGAAGAGGTTGAACACGTCCAGGGACACCGTGAGGGCGTAGCCCTTGGACAGCCCCTGGACGAGGCCCACGTGGCCGTCCACGCCGTGCACCCAGGGCAGCCGGCCCGCGCTGCCGCGCGGCAGGATGAACGTCTCCGAACCGCTGCGGCGCGGGTGCGCGCCCAGGTAGTTGAGCGGCGTGCCGGAGCGCGCCCGGTAGTTGCCGCCCACCACGAACCGGGTCTTCGACGTGAGGATCAGCTCCTTGGCGGCGTACAGCTTGAACGCGTGGGTGCGGTCGCCGGGCAGCGGGCCCTCGCGGTTGATGGTGAGCGACACCAGGTCGAAGTCGCGCGTGAGGTTGGGGGACAGCTGGCCGGTGTCCGCGCGGAACAGCCCCGAGTAGTTCCCGCGCAGGGTGGACCACGTGTAGCTGGCCTGGGCGAGCCATCCATCCGTGAAGTTGCGCTGGAAGTAGACGTTGACGGCGTCGTACTTGCGCTTCGCCAGCGGGAAGTCCGTGGAGTAGCCCTTGCCCGGGTTGCCCAGGAAGAAGGTGCTGCCGTCGTCGCGGCTCATGTCCTCGATGACGTCGTTGAGGTAGCGCCGGGTGTACGTGGTGCCCAGGCGGCTGGCGGCCAGCAGCTCGTACTCACCGCCCAGCACGAACTCGTCCGCGGACTGGGCGCGGATCTTCGGATCCACCGGCACGCGGTCGCCGCCCTGCGCGTCCCAGAGCTGGTTGGGGCTCTCGCGGTTGCCAATGGGCTGGCGGTTGGCGTCCAGGGTGCAGTCCACGAGCAGCGACCCCTCGCGGGACGGGTTGCACGGAGGGGCCGCGTAGGTGGCGGACAGCAGCTGCTGCTGGGGGAAGGACAGGTCCGCCATGTCCAGGGGGACGTTCTCGAAGAAGCGCGCGTAGTTGGCGAAGAGCTTGGCGCGGCCCTTCTGCGTCGGGTCGTAGATGACGCCCAGGCGCGGGGACCACTGGTTGGGCAGGTGCAGGCCCACCTGTCCATCCAGGCCGTAGATGGTCTGCACGTCGTAGCGCACGCCCACGTTGACGGTGACCTTGTCCAGGATGGACCAGCTGTCCTGGAGGAAGCCGCCCACGGTGGTGGACGTGGAGGTGCCCTCCTTGCTGGCCAGGAACACGGGCTGGTCCGGGCCCTCCAGGTAGCCGTACTGGTTGAGGCTGAAGAAGCAGTCGCCGCCGGTGCACTCCTGCCAGGGCGTGAGGCCGGTGCGCGCGCGGTTGTTGTAGAAGCTCATGCGCTCGAGGTCCGCGCCGGCCTTGAGGATGTGGTGGCCCAGGGCCTCCACCAGGTAGGTGCCCAGCACCTTGCCCTGCACGCGGTCCAGCCGCTGGATGCTGATGGTGCCGGGGCCGCCGGTGGAGTAGGCGGCGACGGGACAGCGCACGGCCTGTTCGGCGGGCGTGGTGCCGCAGGCGTCGGGGTCGGGCAGCGTCTCGAACTCGTTGATGGTGTGGAAGCCGGGGTTGCGGGTGCGGCGCCACGCGATGTTGGACTTCGCGGACAGGCCCTCGCCGGAGCCCAGGCCCGAGCCGTCCGACGGGAGGATGGAGTCCGCCTGGTGGTGCCAGCCGAGCGTCGCGTCCACGAGCAGCTTCTTGTCGAAGAAGGCCGACGTCTGCTTCGCCACCAGGTCCAGCGTGCTGTTGCTGCGCCGGGTGGCGATGGCTTCATAGGCGCCCTGCACGAAGGCGGTGCATGACAGGCTCAAGCACACCTCGGGCTCGCCGTCGTCGCTGAAGGAGTACTTGCCGCTGCCGCCGGACGTGCGCGGCGTGCCGAAGATGGAGACGGCGAGGCTGTGGTCCGGGTTGAAGTTGTAGGTGAGCTTGCCCAGGTACTGGATGCTGCGCTCGTCCGCGAAGCGGCTGACGCGGCTGCCGTCGATGGGCGTCACCCGCGAGAAGCCGGTGGTGGGGTCCTTGCGGCGCGCGCCCACGGCGGAGCAGCCCTGGGCGGGGTCCACCTCCGTGCACACCTCATAGCTGCTCAGCTGCCGGTCCACCTGGATGCGATTGAAGGACGGCGCGACGCCCACGTAGAACCAGAGCTTGTCCTTGAGCAGCGGGCCGCCCAGGTCGAAGCCGAAGTCTCCCAGGTTGTGGGCGCTGCCCTGCGCGGAGATGACGCTGCCCTCCCGCAGGATCTCCCTTCCGGGCGCCTGGAGGCCGCCGGGCGCCATGTTGGCGAAGACGGAGCCGTGGAATTCATTGGAGCCGGACTTGGTGGTGACGTTGAGCACGCCGCCGGTGGAGCGGCCGTACTCCGGCATGTAGCCGCTGGTGATGATGTTGGCCTCCTTCACGAACTGCACGGACAGGGGCGTGCCCAGCGTCCCCACGCCGGGGTCGTTCACGGACAGGCCGTCCACGACGTACTGGCTCTCCGGTGAGGAGCTGCCGCTGATGCTCACGCCGTAGCGGTCCTCGGTGGCGCCGGGGGCCAGCTCCGCCAGGCTCTCGAAGGAGCGGGACGCGGCGCCCTTGGTGCCGGGCCGGATGACGGCGATGTTGCGGATGAACTCCTGGTCCACGGTGATGCCCGCGGCGCTGGAGCCCACGTCCAGCGTGGGCGGCGAGCCCACCACCTCGACGTCCAGGCTCAGCGTGTCCGGGACCAGCTCCGCGTTGAAGCGGATGGTCCGGTCGATGCGCAGCAGGATTCCCGTGCGCGCATAGGGCTGGAAGCCCTGGCCTTCGAAGCGCAGCGTGTACGTGCCCGAGGGCAGCTGCGGGAGGCGGTAGAGGCCGGTCT
Protein-coding sequences here:
- a CDS encoding TonB-dependent receptor; the encoded protein is MVLLWGTGAFAQGNSVITGTLVNTLDKQPLADVVVTATSPQLQGERTVLSDKTGLYRLPQLPSGTYTLRFEGQGFQPYARTGILLRIDRTIRFNAELVPDTLSLDVEVVGSPPTLDVGSSAAGITVDQEFIRNIAVIRPGTKGAASRSFESLAELAPGATEDRYGVSISGSSSPESQYVVDGLSVNDPGVGTLGTPLSVQFVKEANIITSGYMPEYGRSTGGVLNVTTKSGSNEFHGSVFANMAPGGLQAPGREILREGSVISAQGSAHNLGDFGFDLGGPLLKDKLWFYVGVAPSFNRIQVDRQLSSYEVCTEVDPAQGCSAVGARRKDPTTGFSRVTPIDGSRVSRFADERSIQYLGKLTYNFNPDHSLAVSIFGTPRTSGGSGKYSFSDDGEPEVCLSLSCTAFVQGAYEAIATRRSNSTLDLVAKQTSAFFDKKLLVDATLGWHHQADSILPSDGSGLGSGEGLSAKSNIAWRRTRNPGFHTINEFETLPDPDACGTTPAEQAVRCPVAAYSTGGPGTISIQRLDRVQGKVLGTYLVEALGHHILKAGADLERMSFYNNRARTGLTPWQECTGGDCFFSLNQYGYLEGPDQPVFLASKEGTSTSTTVGGFLQDSWSILDKVTVNVGVRYDVQTIYGLDGQVGLHLPNQWSPRLGVIYDPTQKGRAKLFANYARFFENVPLDMADLSFPQQQLLSATYAAPPCNPSREGSLLVDCTLDANRQPIGNRESPNQLWDAQGGDRVPVDPKIRAQSADEFVLGGEYELLAASRLGTTYTRRYLNDVIEDMSRDDGSTFFLGNPGKGYSTDFPLAKRKYDAVNVYFQRNFTDGWLAQASYTWSTLRGNYSGLFRADTGQLSPNLTRDFDLVSLTINREGPLPGDRTHAFKLYAAKELILTSKTRFVVGGNYRARSGTPLNYLGAHPRRSGSETFILPRGSAGRLPWVHGVDGHVGLVQGLSKGYALTVSLDVFNLFNFQQYTDVDQTFTFTRVYAIEQGGTPDDLTACLSAKNPHCKVISTATGLPIGVQDINPNFKRPTAYQAPRSIRLGAELSF